The Vigna unguiculata cultivar IT97K-499-35 chromosome 6, ASM411807v1, whole genome shotgun sequence genome contains a region encoding:
- the LOC114187217 gene encoding serotonin N-acetyltransferase 2, chloroplastic, whose protein sequence is MLLRGAISAPLPPCLRFGQARVRALPRSVSVASSSPYGGDYPLSVSDEALESRGFLLRRDAEGLDLDELNAVFVAVGFPRRDPEKIRLALEHTQAVLWVEHRRTRRPVAFARATGDGVFNAIIWDVVVDPSFQGIGLGKAVIERLLKELLGRGISNIALYSEPRVLGFYRPLGFVADPDGIRGMVYSRRQNKK, encoded by the coding sequence atgttgttacGTGGCGCTATCTCCGCTCCTCTTCCACCCTGTCTCCGTTTCGGCCAAGCCCGGGTGCGAGCCCTCCCCCGAAGCGTCTCCGTCGCGTCGTCCTCCCCCTACGGCGGCGACTACCCGCTCTCGGTATCCGACGAGGCGCTGGAGTCGCGCGGGTTCTTGTTGCGGCGCGACGCGGAGGGGCTGGACCTGGACGAGCTGAACGCGGTGTTCGTGGCGGTGGGGTTCCCACGGCGGGACCCGGAGAAGATCCGCCTGGCGCTGGAGCACACGCAGGCGGTTCTATGGGTGGAGCACCGGAGGACGCGGCGACCGGTGGCGTTCGCGAGGGCCACCGGCGACGGCGTCTTCAACGCCATCATATGGGACGTGGTGGTGGACCCGTCGTTCCAGGGCATCGGGCTCGGCAAGGCCGTCATCGAGAGGCTGCTGAAGGAGCTTCTCGGCAGAGGAATTTCCAATATTGCCCTTTACTCGGAGCCCCGCGTTCTCGGGTTCTATCGGCCGTTGGGCTTCGTCGCCGATCCTGATGGCATTCGGGGAATGGTTTACTCCAGAcgacaaaacaaaaaatag
- the LOC114187216 gene encoding ruBisCO large subunit-binding protein subunit beta, chloroplastic, which produces MACSPSPISSSFTFANPSSLPRPRNSVCCSLSPRAMAKELYFNHDGSATKKLLAGVDMVAELLGVTLGPKGRNVVLPNKYGPPKIVNDGETVLKEIELEDPLENVGVKLVRQAGAKTNDLAGDGSTTSVVLAHGLIREGTKVIAAGMNPVQIARGIEKTATALVSELSSMSREVEDHELADVAAVSAGNDYAVGNMISEALHKVGKRGVVTIETGKSTENSLEIVEGMQFDRGYLSPYFVNNRRKMTVELHNCKLLLVDKKITNPKELINILNNSAKEKYPIVIVAEDIEQEALAPVIKNKLRGALKVAAIKAPAFGERKTHCLEDIAILTGGTVIREDMGFTLEKATKDVLGSATKVVITKNSTLIVTDGSTRSLVEKRVHQLKKLVENTVDKFPKKILNERIARLSGCIAIIQVGAQTQVELKDKQLRIEDALNATKAAIDEGVVVGGGCSLLRLSKKVDAIKLLLDNEEQKIGAEIFRRALSYPARLIAKNAGVNGNVVINKVLLEDNMNFGYNAAKDCYEDLMKARIMDPTKVVRCCIEHSASVAKSFLTSNAVVIERKELQPITLPPRKAMMATPNLPISKDLAFSKPLPMSKDLAMSKGFLPKGF; this is translated from the exons ATGGCATGTTCTCCTTCtccaatatcttcttcattCACATTTGCCAATCCATCATCACTTCCGAGGCCCAGAAACTCAGTTTGTTGTTCTCTAAGCCCTCGAGCTATGGCGAAAGAGCTTTACTTCAACCATGACGGTTCAGCAACAAAGAAGTTGCTG GCAGGGGTGGACATGGTGGCTGAGTTGCTTGGTGTTACATTGGGTCCAAAGGGGAGGAATGTTGTGCTGCCCAATAAGTATGGACCACCCAAGATTGTAAATGATGGAGAAACTGTTCTCAAAGAg ATTGAATTGGAAGATCCGTTGGAAAATGTTGGTGTGAAATTGGTGAGACAAGCTGGTGCCAAAACCAATGACCTAGCTGGTGATGGCTCAACTACATCTGTTGTTCTTGCTCATGGCTTAATCAGAGAGGGGACAAAG gTTATTGCTGCTGGAATGAATCCTGTTCAAATTGCTCGTGGGATTGAGAAGACAGCAACTGCACTTGTTTCTGAACTCAGTTCCATGTCAAGAGAG GTTGAGGATCACGAACTTGCAGATGTTGCAGCAGTAAGTGCAGGGAATGATTATGCAGTTGGAAACATGATTTCTGAGGCACTGCATAAGGTAGGCAAAAGAGGAGTAGTGACAATTGAAACCGGAAAAAGTACTGAGAATAGTTTAGAGATTGTGGAGGGAATGCAATTTGATCGTGGATATTTGTCCCCATACTTTGTCAACAATAGAAGAAAGATGACAGTAGAACTCCACAACTGCAAG TTGCTTTTGGTGgacaaaaaaatcacaaacccAAAGGAGTTGATCAACATACTGAACAATTCTGCAAAAGAAAAGTACCCAATTGTGATAGTTGCAGAGGACATTGAGCAAGAAGCTCTAGCTCCTGTCATCAAAAATAAACTTAGAGGGGCGCTTAAGGTAGCTGCCATTAAGGCTCCTGCCTTTGGTGAACGCAAGACTCACTGCTTGGAAGACATTGCCATCTTGACTGGAG GTACTGTGATTAGAGAAGACATGGGTTTCACCCTAGAAAAGGCTACCAAGGATGTTCTGGGTTCTGCTACAAAGGTAGTCATAACAAAGAATTCTACCTTAATAGTTACTGATGGGAGTACAAGATCACTTGTAGAGAAGAGGGTTCATCAACTGAAGAAGCTTGTTGAG AATACCGTGGATAAATTTCCCAAAAAGATATTGAATGAAAGAATAGCAAGATTATCAGGGTGCATTGCCATTATCCAG GTAGGAGCACAAACACAAGTGGAGCTGAAGGATAAACAATTGAGAATAGAAGATGCTCTAAATGCAACCAAG GCTGCAATAGATGAAGGTGTAGTAGTTGGAGGTGGTTGTAGCCTTTTAAGACTATCCAAAAAGGTGGATGCTATAAAACTACTTCTAGACAATGAAGAACAAAAG ATTGGAGCTGAAATCTTCAGAAGAGCTTTAAGCTATCCTGCAAGATTGATAGCGAAAAATGCTGGTGTAAATGGCAATGTTGTCATAAATAAG GTTTTATTGGAAGATAACATGAATTTTGGTTACAATGCTGCTAAGGACTGTTATGAGGATCTGATGAAGGCTAGGATTATGGATCCAACAAAG GTAGTTAGATGCTGCATAGAACATTCAGCTTCAGTGGCGAAGTCATTTCTAACATCTAATGCTGTTGTGATTGAGCGGAAGGAGTTGCAGCCAATAACATTGCCCCCAAGAAAGGCCATGATGGCTACCCCAAATCTTCCCATCTCAAAAGATCTTGCCTTTTCAAAACCTCTTCCTATGTCAAAAGATCTTGCTATGTCAAAAG GTTTCTTACCAAAGGGCTTCTGA
- the LOC114188845 gene encoding uncharacterized protein LOC114188845, translating to MALAFHGFSIRDYTSKMRAVDVFKCWPFAAEGVSRWEAESWLPPITVPKFSGWSDEFVGERSNVARDGGDQGRENRESRAVYDESESEKVDKFVTCGCDVEEEEVEEEQEKIEMICPVCREFNAATLTAVNAHIDGCLVRRVREERQRIRRLKLKAPKKRSIAEIFELKEDVEEEKQPLEIETEMKLLPLDAGEVSSAVTKLRWLSDRLEALRSNGISFESVKSVGANSNSPEEEKSERLRPGCRVFNAATETAANAHINGCLATAVRGEHCRRPSLDNPKPKAPKKRSIADILTVALPIDGYGDGELAAGGEIDDEGEEFGEELEKHGFSGVRIKSKKCTNNIVGKKKKVKKVIVKKKNKAEKESVWRVNGESKKINKRKKKKKKLNNVFTATKEDACKRKMQNPVHSLRKLGTVGNKKVKLDDIDESSAREKKLGAKIVSVEKKEKLKNWDLVIKQQKAMSPIRGTLKNHKHISGSTSSGSNIQNGTEESHYDVQIASLDKHLGFSAEDSVLSPKKRNSFDETVLSLSSDTLASSFGKEQSSGNVGGSLNLEERRKDNTATNTDKRKEVSPIVESKQFSNILGQVCMQNILKPCTNQEKSKNLFENPESLSHMTICDNNLHRFDGNTTTLHVSQHLSAFQGGQSSGINTQACESEALSYAGKFIDHLGGPVFQPKHANTRTYLEPSPSYSASCDEINERPEFPFRTYGNKDNSLSGTFSADMVAGWGKGSVRNHCMEQNSYGLPLNSHGELINFGSGGKVGMIQPETSCTFRGSLMEHVNNVFHENSQDYIRIGKRHVVQKTPQDRGNPFPHYSGSWLGIRESHSRKKEDIYPHNSDCCSNLHVQQPLDSEVNLLRNPFIEQNQLDKVPNHREYGMISPRGSSALVSPNSSQPTMRLMGKDVPIGRSSKEKQQIFGGVLWAQDESRRRHYSEDDDSMLGRCYMRDWASGSKLQRQSEHVLQSVKIQSNRALQSTMLMKGPNSEFLNLQSDRISQNASLGTSRNISTNLRPISQAPASCAIYTRQQEHLPEQFVSGAKTQTPGLCFHSQVPSSPYNFHLSTLSNGEQNEEKKRHRVTNSAFGFPFLHPIVEEQAKSSWFKRSHSSFPASSLGSTYQKMPESSTTTSFHQNSWRNDSTTTFVNHSDVLYPNSGTSHYPRNAPLSPYASVSTVAKPPSAIDGCRNILMVNDRVKLDDMIAKYQNPCTNARKRPGANTFDPAIPNKLLNRKNSSPMTGLSRVTSSANLRQNTKEVELNLQVGARSECVLNEARNLNPRSHLGFDSSDQDDVVVSGPVKLGPGAKHILKPSQNLDNSTPIHSAISIAATSDCGRDLELQGKLTKMYIF from the exons GGACTACACTTCAAAGATGAGGGCGGTTGACGTTTTCAAATGCTGGCCATTTGCCGCCGAGGGAGTCAGCCGCTGGGAGGCGGAGTCTTGGCTTCCGCCAATCACTGTTCCCAAGTTCAGTGGATGGTCGGATGAGTTTGTTGGAGAGAGATCTAACGTCGCCAGAGATGGTGGAGACCAAGGAAGGGAGAATCGGGAAAGCCGGGCGGTTTATGATGAGAGTGAGTCGGAGAAAGTGGATAAGTTTGTTACCTGCGGATGTGATGTGGAGGAGGAGGAAGTGGAGGAGGAACAGGAGAAGATCGAGATGATTTGTCCGGTGTGCAGAGAGTTCAACGCTGCGACGCTGACGGCGGTGAACGCTCACATCGACGGTTGCCTTGTGCGGAGGGTGAGGGAGGAGCGGCAGCGGATACGCCGGTTGAAGTTGAAGGCGCCGAAGAAGCGATCCATCGCGGAGATTTTCGAGCTGAAGGAGGACGTGGAAGAGGAGAAGCAGCCGCTGGAGATAGAGACGGAGATGAAACTCTTGCCGTTGGACGCCGGCGAGGTTTCGAGCGCTGTAACGAAGCTCCGGTGGCTCTCGGACCGGCTTGAGGCGCTGAGATCCAACGGAATTTCCTTCGAATCGGTGAAATCTGTCGGAGCAAACTCGAATTCCCCGGAGGAGGAGAAATCGGAGAGGCTGCGTCCTGGTTGTAGGGTTTTCAACGCCGCGACGGAGACGGCAGCGAACGCGCACATCAACGGTTGCCTCGCGACGGCGGTGAGGGGGGAACACTGCCGGAGACCGAGTTTGGATAATCCGAAGCCGAAAGCGCCGAAGAAGCGCTCTATCGCTGATATTCTCACTGTGGCGCTGCCAATCGACGGTTACGGCGACGGCGAACTCGCGGCGGGGGGAGAGATAGACGATGAAGGCGAAGAGTTCGGAGAAGAATTGGAGAAACACGGGTTCTCCGGCGTAAGAATCAAGAGTAAGAAGTGTACGAACAACATCGtagggaaaaagaaaaaggtgaagAAGGTGAttgtgaagaagaaaaacaaggCGGAAAAAGAAAGCGTTTGGCGTGTGAACGGTGAAAGTAAGAAGATaaacaaaaggaagaagaaaaagaagaaactgAACAACGTCTTCACTGCAACGAAG GAGGATGCTTGTAAACGCAAAATGCAGAATCCAGTACATAGTTTAAGGAAGCTAGGTACTGTTGGGAATAAAAAGGTTAAACTTGATGACATTGATGAGTCTTCTGCACGTGAGAAGAAATTGGGTGCAAAGATTGTATCagtagaaaagaaagaaaagctgAAAAACTGGGACTTGGTTATAAAGCAACAAAAAGCAATGTCTCCCATTCGTGGCACTCTTAAGAATCACAAACATATTTCTGGAAGTACTTCAAGTGGTAGTAACATTCAAAATGGCACTGAGGAAAGCCACTACGATGTTCAAATAGCATCATTAGATAAGCATTTGGGATTTTCTGCAGAGGATTCGGTACTCAGTCCGAAAAAGAGAAACTCGTTTGATGAAACTGTGTTGAGTTTATCTTCAGATACGCTGGCCTCTTCATTTGGAAAAGAGCAGTCCTCTGGAAATGTTGGAGGAAGTTTGAatttggaagaaagaagaaaggataaCACTGCCACTAACACAGATAAGAGAAAGGAGGTTAGTCCTATAGTTGAAAGTAAACAGTTTTCCAATATCCTGGGACAAGTTTGcatgcaaaatattttaaagcCCTGTACCAATCAAGAGAAATCAAAAAACTTATTTGAGAACCCTGAATCATTATCCCACATGACAATTTGTGATAATAATTTGCACCGGTTTGATGGCAACACAACCACTCTGCATGTTTCTCAACATCTTTCGGCATTTCAAGGGGGGCAGAGTTCTGGCATAAATACACAAGCGTGTGAATCTGAAGCTTTGAGTTACGCTGGAAAATTCATTGATCACTTGGGAGGTCCAGTTTTTCAACCTAAACATGCAAATACAAGGACATATTTGGAGCCTTCACCCTCTTATTCTGCTTCCTGTGATGAAATAAATGAGAGACCTGAATTTCCATTCCGCACATATGGAAACAAGGATAATTCGTTGTCAGGCACGTTTTCTGCAGATATGGTTGCTGGATGGGGTAAAGGAAGTGTAAGGAATCACTGCATGGAGCAGAACTCTTACGGTTTACCACTCAATTCTCACGGTGAGCTAATCAACTTCGGTTCAGGTGGAAAAGTTGGGATGATCCAGCCAGAGACATCATGTACTTTTAGAGGTTCTTTAATGGAACATGTGAATAATGTTTTCCATGAAAATAGTCAGGACTATATAAGGATTGGTAAGAGGCATGTTGTTCAGAAGACTCCTCAGGACCGGGGCAATCCATTTCCGCATTATTCAGGCAGTTGGTTAGGTATTAGAGAGTCACACAGCAGGAAGAAGGAAGATATCTACCCGCATAACTCTGATTGTTGTTCCAATCTCCATGTCCAGCAGCCTCTTGATTCAGAAGTGAACCTTCTCAGAAACCCTTTCATTGAACAAAATCAACTTGACAAGGTGCCAAATCATAGGGAATATGGAATGATTTCTCCAAGAGGAAGCTCGGCTCTTGTTTCACCTAATTCAAGCCAACCAACAATGAGGTTGATGGGAAAAGATGTTCCCATTGGTAGAAGCAGCAAAGAAAAGCAGCAGATTTTCGGAGGAGTTCTTTGGGCTCAAGATGAATCCAGAAGAAGGCATTATTCTGAAGATGATGATTCTATGTTAGGAAGATGCTATATGCGTGATTGGGCTTCTGGTTCTAAATTACAGAGACAAAGTGAGCATGTGTTACAATCTGTGAAAATTCAAAGCAATCGAGCATTGCAAAGTACCATGTTGATGAAAGGTCCAAACTCTGAATTTCTCAACCTGCAAAGTGATCGTATATCTCAGAATGCAAGCCTTGGAACAAGCAGAAATATTAGCACTAATCTGCGTCCTATTTCCCAAGCACCTGCTTCCTGTGCAATATACACAAGGCAACAAGAACACTTGCCGGAGCAGTTTGTATCTGGAGCTAAAACACAAACACCAGGACTCTGCTTTCATTCTCAGGTACCATCCAGTCCTTACAATTTCCATCTGTCTACTTTAAGCAACGGTGAGCAGAATGAAGAGAAGAAGCGCCATCGTGTGACAAATTCAGCGTTTGGATTTCCTTTCTTGCACCCGATTGTTGAAGAACAGGCCAAATCATCTTGGTTCAAGAGGTCCCATAGCAGTTTTCCAGCATCTTCATTAGGCTCCACATATCAAAAGATGCCCGAGAGCTCTACTACTACAAGTTTTCATCAAAATTCATGGAGAAATGATTCAACTACCACATTCGTAAATCATTCAGATGTTTTGTATCCTAATTCTGGGACTTCTCACTATCCCAGGAACGCCCCTCTTTCCCCATATGCTTCAGTTTCCACCGTTGCCAAACCACCCTCTGCCATAGATGGTTGTAGAAACATACTTATGGTCAATGACAGAGTGAAATTAGATGATATGATTGCCAAATACCAGAATCCATGCACCAATGCCAGGAAGAGACCCGGAGCTAATACTTTTGATCCTGCAATACCTAACAAGTTACTTAACAGAAAAAACTCAAGTCCCATGACAGGGCTGAGTCGAGTGACTTCAAGTGCAAATTTGCGGCAAAACACCAAAGAAGTTGAACTTAATCTCCAAGTGGGTGCAAGAAGTGAATGTGTTTTGAATGAAGCTCGGAATCTAAATCCCAGAAGCCATCTTGGGTTTGATTCTTCTGACCAAGATGACGTGGTGGTATCAGGTCCTGTGAAACTTGGTCCTGGTGCTAAGCATATTCTGAAACCGTCACAGAATCTGGATAACTCAACACCGATCCATTCTGCCATTTCTATTGCTGCGACTTCTGACTGTGGTAGGGATCTAGAACTTCAAGGAAAATTGACAAAAATGTACATATTTTAA